The genomic stretch CGATGCCGGTGGCACCGCTATGCGCGAATGCCGTGACCGCAGTACCTGCAATCAACACTGCCGCTACGATAGTCGTCTTTTTCATGTCTTCGATCCTTCTTTGGGTCTGCTTTTCGAGCGATGTGAAATCAGACCCACCGTCGTGGCGGTGGAGGATCGCTGGCGGAGCGCAACTCGGTTCGTTGGGTCGCGACGTCTTGCATGACTGCCGTCAGAAACTGCGGCTCGTAAACCACGTTTGGCTGGAGAAACACCACCGGCGTGACAGAACAATCGAGTCCCGGATGACAGTGGCCAGAGGCCTCGTTCGTCGATGACCCTACATCTTCGTGAGCGTGAAATTCTTGCGCCAAGGACGCTTCACCATGAAAAGCTGGCGCCTCAGGCACTCCGAGAACCACTAGGAAAAGGCCGAAAACGGCCGACAGAATCCATCGGTTCGTCTTCGACCAACGCATCAGTTGATCCCGTTGGCCCGCTGCAATTCGCGGACATAGGCGGCCACCATCTTGACGTCTCCTTGGGTCAATCCCTCGATCTTAGGCATATTACCGAAATTCCAGTGATGTGCACGGACGCCGTTTTGAGCTGCCAGAACAAAAGCCATGTCCGAATGGTGGCTCGGTTCGTAGATCTTGTGCACGAGAGGCGGCGCAACACCGTTGCGACCGGCGGCATTTTCGCCGTGACACTCGGAACATTTTGCCTCAAATATGTTCTTCCCAAGCGCCGCCTGCTGCGAGAGTGCGTCAGGCAGCTGGACCTGGACGATCGGGCCGCCTTCAGCGATCTCACTTGTGTCGGGTGGCGTCATGGAGTGGCCAACCGCTGTATCTTCCGCTCCAACGAACTGCCAAACGGCAAAACCCCCGCCGATAACAAAAACGGCACCAATCAGCGCAGTCAATTTGTCCATGCCTGTATCTTCCGCCTTGCCCGTTGGGTCAGATGAGTTTGACTTGAGTGCCGACAGGTGCCCGCTCGTAGACTTCCTCGATCTGTGCGTTGAACAGGCCGATGCAGCCGTTTGACGACCGGCGGCCGATCTTGCGCGTATCCTGTGTCCCGTGAATACGGTAGTACTGCCACGACAGGTACAGTGCACGAGTACCCAATGGGTTGTCCGGATCACCCCCCTCGACACGAGCCGGCCATTCCGGATTGCGTTCCCGCATGGAGGGCGTTGGCGCCCAGCTGGGGTTTTTGCGTTTTTCCACCACTTCGGTGTAACCGCGTTTGGTGAGTTCGTCGGTCAGCGGAACGGACGTTGGGTAGATCCGCATTTCGCCATCTGATGTCCAATGCTGGAGCGCCTTCGTCACGGTATCGGAGATGATGATCCCCTTTCCGAGTGCGTCGAAGTGATCTTGCCAGTCATGAACTCGAAAAGAAGAGATGTTGCGGCGAATGGTTTCGGCTCGAACCACGCTTGGTGCAACCAAAGCGACAGCCGCATATCCCAATAGGCTTCGTCGATTAACCTTGTTGTTTCGCAAAATTGTCATGACACACTCCTAGCCTCGGATTTGTTGCATCTCTTTTACGGGAGACCCGGCATCAGGCAACCTGACAAGGCCGCGAGAAGTGTATCCATTTGTATCCTTGACCTTACCCTGCTGGAGGGCCGCAAATGACGCCGGGAACGAGACAATGGGGGTGTCATGGACCACCGGAACCACAGAAAAAAGCCGATCACGGACAGGCTCATGCATTACGGAATGATGGCGTGTTGCGTCGTCATGCTGCTGCCCATTGCGGGATTTTTTCTTGCCGGCGGCACATTGGCGGGCATGTGGGGCAATGCAGCGGCTTTTGCCCCGCTCCTGCTGTGCGTGGGGGCGCATCTCGTGATGCACAAATTCATGGGAAAATCGTGCCATTCCGACAAGGCAAAGGATACTATCGAGGAAACGACCGAGCCCATAACCTCCGCGATTCCAGTCGTGGTCCGCGACAGGCCGTGATGTGCGCGGGAAGGTACGCGTAGGCGCGTTGCTGTTGTCGGGTTTCATGCTTGGGGGATGTGCCGGAAGTCTTGAAGACTGCTCGGATCGCGGCGCTATCGTGTCCACGAAGCAAGCGTCAGACCTTCTGCCGGATGGGTGTCGAACCCTTTCATCTTCTGCGACTGGCGTTGCGCGAATTGTCTGTGCGGACGGTCGTCAGGGTTTTGCCACAGGTGGACTTTGACGCAATTTCCGCCGTCCTGGCGAAATCTGCGGAAAATATGGGAAGGAAGCAGGTATCTTGATCGATTGCCTTTTGATCCTGCGACGGGTTTTGCTTATTCCCTTCGTGCTCTTGGCCCTTGTCTCTGGAAGTGTCTCGGCAGCAACCTCTGCTGAATACCAAAGTGCGCCACTTACCGCGTATCTCATCAGTGTACAGGACGGCGTTCCCGAGAACACACGGACTCTGTCAGCCGGGCTTCATCTTCAACTGAACGAAAACTGGAAGACCTATTGGCGGTCGGCGGGCGAGGTGGGAATACCGCCTTCGGTCGAATGGAGCGGTTCCGAAAACGTCGCAGATGTCGAATTCATGTGGCCCGCCCCAACGCGCTTCACCGCCTTCGGCATCGAAAATTTTGGTTATGCGGGTGACGTCGTCTTTCCGCTGCGCATAACGCTCAAAGATCCCGGCGCACCTGTGACTCTTTCCGCGCAGGTCAAACTGCTGGTGTGCTCCAATGTCTGTGTCCCGGAAGAGTTTGACCTGTCACTTCGCCTCGGACGGGGCAACGTCATCGACAGCACTTCGGCTGGGCTGATCGGTACGTTTTCCGAGCGCGTCCCCGAAGGGGCCAAGACGAGCGGCGTCAGCGAGGCAAATGCCTTCATCGACGAAGACCTCACGGAGTTGATCGTCAGCCTTCGCGTCGATGAACCACTCCAGTCGCCGGATGTGTTTCCCGAACTGGGTATGGGTGTTGCGCTTGGCAAACCCGATATCCGTTTGGGAGAAGAGGATCGTTTGCTTTGGGCGCGCTTGCCGATCCTCTCGTCGAATACGGATGTGACAGTGGCTCCGTCGATTACCGTCACCGACGGCGAGAACCGGGCGTTTACCGTGATTGCGGATCGCGTGGCGCAAGGCATCGCGCCGCCTTTCGAACTGGCCGCCACGACACCGGACATGATGGAACTGCTTTGGATTGCCGCGATCGCGCTGCTGGGTGGATTGATCCTGAATGTGATGCCCTGCGTGCTGCCGGTGCTGTCCATCAAGGTGTCGTCTGTGCTCAAACACACCGATCACGACACAACCCGTGTCCGGTTCGGTTTCGTCGCTGCCAGCGCCGGCATCATGACGTTCATGTGGGGTCTGGCGCTCGTCCTCTGGGCGCTCCAGACGGCAGGCCTCAGCGTCGGGTGGGGTTTGCAGTTTCAAAGCCCGCTGTTTCTTGCGGCGATGATCGCTGTCCTGCTCGTCTTTTCGGCAAATCTGTTCGCAGCGTTCGAGTTCGCCCTTCCACACGGCATGCAGACGCGGCTTGCAGGGGCCGGAGGACGCAACGGGTATTCCGCCGACTTTTTCACTGGCATGTTCGGTGCCGTCATGGCGACGCCTTGTTCGGCACCGTTCCTCGGCACCGCGGTGGCCTTTGCTTTGGCCGGGCGTGGCGTGGACATCCTCATCGTCTTTACGAGCCTCGGGCTCGGCCTCGCCCTGCCCTATCTCGTCATCGCCGCGTTCCCGCGTCTGGTCGCATTCATGCCCAAGCCTGGTCGATGGATGCTGATCATCAAAAGCGTCATGGGGGTTTTGTTGCTTGCAACCGCCGTGTGGCTGTTCTGGGTGCTCGACGGTGTCGCCGGGCTTGCGTCTGTCATCGCGGTCGCGGCGTTGTCCGGTCTCGCCGTTCTGATCTTGTCCCTCCCGAATGTGCAGTCCCAATTCAGGTGGTCTATTGCCACAGCCAGCCTTGTCCTGGCTCTTGCCGCAGGTCCTGTCCTGCAGCAATCAGCGCCGGCCCGTTCAGAGTCGCAATCGGCATTGGCTTGGATCGCATTTGATCGTTCGGACATAGCGAAACGCGTGTCCGCAGGAGAGGTCGTCTTTGTCGATGTGACCGCTGACTGGTGCCTGACGTGCAAAGCGAACAAGACACTTGTCATCGACCGTGATCCGGTCCGCAGTGCGCTGGACACGCCGGGCGTCACGCCGATGCAGGCAGATTGGACACGCCCGGACGCGCGCATTTCCCGTTACCTTGAGAGTTTCGGCAGATATGGCATCCCCTTCAATGCCGTCTATGGACCGTCGGCACCAAACGGCATTGTGCTGTCCGAATTGCTGACGACCGAGGACGTGATGAACGCCTTGGCGCAAGCCAGGGGTCGGGATATTTCCGCAAAGGTTGCCGGACAGGAGTGACCTGCCCGGGCGGGACACCGACCAGTAGTCAGCCGCCGAGCCGCTCAAGCGCGGCACGGACCGCCGCACGCCGAGGATCACTGGCAGGCTGCTGTTCCAACAGCGCTTCAGCCTTACGGTAGGCGGCGATGGCGCGATCGGGCTCCTGAAGGACGGTATAGGCGTTTGCCAGCCGCATCCAACCATCCAGATC from Rhodobacteraceae bacterium LMO-JJ12 encodes the following:
- a CDS encoding cytochrome c, translated to MDKLTALIGAVFVIGGGFAVWQFVGAEDTAVGHSMTPPDTSEIAEGGPIVQVQLPDALSQQAALGKNIFEAKCSECHGENAAGRNGVAPPLVHKIYEPSHHSDMAFVLAAQNGVRAHHWNFGNMPKIEGLTQGDVKMVAAYVRELQRANGIN
- a CDS encoding L,D-transpeptidase, with translation MTILRNNKVNRRSLLGYAAVALVAPSVVRAETIRRNISSFRVHDWQDHFDALGKGIIISDTVTKALQHWTSDGEMRIYPTSVPLTDELTKRGYTEVVEKRKNPSWAPTPSMRERNPEWPARVEGGDPDNPLGTRALYLSWQYYRIHGTQDTRKIGRRSSNGCIGLFNAQIEEVYERAPVGTQVKLI
- a CDS encoding DUF2933 domain-containing protein; this encodes MDHRNHRKKPITDRLMHYGMMACCVVMLLPIAGFFLAGGTLAGMWGNAAAFAPLLLCVGAHLVMHKFMGKSCHSDKAKDTIEETTEPITSAIPVVVRDRP
- a CDS encoding thioredoxin family protein; translated protein: MIDCLLILRRVLLIPFVLLALVSGSVSAATSAEYQSAPLTAYLISVQDGVPENTRTLSAGLHLQLNENWKTYWRSAGEVGIPPSVEWSGSENVADVEFMWPAPTRFTAFGIENFGYAGDVVFPLRITLKDPGAPVTLSAQVKLLVCSNVCVPEEFDLSLRLGRGNVIDSTSAGLIGTFSERVPEGAKTSGVSEANAFIDEDLTELIVSLRVDEPLQSPDVFPELGMGVALGKPDIRLGEEDRLLWARLPILSSNTDVTVAPSITVTDGENRAFTVIADRVAQGIAPPFELAATTPDMMELLWIAAIALLGGLILNVMPCVLPVLSIKVSSVLKHTDHDTTRVRFGFVAASAGIMTFMWGLALVLWALQTAGLSVGWGLQFQSPLFLAAMIAVLLVFSANLFAAFEFALPHGMQTRLAGAGGRNGYSADFFTGMFGAVMATPCSAPFLGTAVAFALAGRGVDILIVFTSLGLGLALPYLVIAAFPRLVAFMPKPGRWMLIIKSVMGVLLLATAVWLFWVLDGVAGLASVIAVAALSGLAVLILSLPNVQSQFRWSIATASLVLALAAGPVLQQSAPARSESQSALAWIAFDRSDIAKRVSAGEVVFVDVTADWCLTCKANKTLVIDRDPVRSALDTPGVTPMQADWTRPDARISRYLESFGRYGIPFNAVYGPSAPNGIVLSELLTTEDVMNALAQARGRDISAKVAGQE